The Xyrauchen texanus isolate HMW12.3.18 chromosome 17, RBS_HiC_50CHRs, whole genome shotgun sequence DNA window CCAATAGCCCTGCTGCAGCTGACACACCCATTAGTATGCTGAGCAGCGAGCCACTGATGCCCTGGGTGTAGGCATAGCCTGTGGTGATGCAGTCAAAGCCTAGCACTGTTGTGTATAGGAAGGCCAGGCCCAGGCCGGCGAGGAAAACAGGTTGTTTGTAATATGCCCTCCATCCCTCTTGGCAGGTCCTGAGGAGCCCGCGCAGGCGTTGGAAGCACACTGGTATTCTTGTTATCTCTTGTAAATGCAGGTTGCTGGTGATCTCTGCTGCTGGACACACTGAGGTTGTATCTGAAAAAAGAAGATAAATGGGATATTTGATCATCATGCAATGTTATACAGTCATACTTATTAGAAATAGTAGCAAGACATTTCAAGAGCTTACAAATAAAAagaccccatatatatatatttaaatttgtaatATCAGCTTATGCTCAAGATAAACTTTACCTTGTGAGCGTTTACTTTCTCTTTTCTTCTGTAAATAGCTTTGATGTTCCATTGTTGGCAGTTTGACAGACAGTTCTGGTACGATACGGTAGACTCTGGAGAGGAAGAAGAACTCTACAATGAGGGACACCAGATTCCATCCCAAGATGAAGCCACAGCCAACCACATTAGAGGCTAGGGTCATTACTTGACCCACCGCCAGCGGAGCCAGAATATTAGTGACCTGATCGATCCGTCTCATTGTTGCGTTCATTCCTGCATTAGGAGGGAATCAAAACTCATTTCTAGGATGTTGTCTTAACATCCTAGGATcttataaaagtaataaaaaaaattgtttaccaAAGAAACAagcatatattttataaatatttctatTTGTTGCACTATGCTGttttaaggtgaagtgtgtcattaatTTAATGTTGAAATGCCTTCTACTgtaccagcttaatatgcagcgaCAACTTCTGCCATTTATAAAACCagccatttataggttgatttcccaGAAAAGTGTCAATACTGTGGCACTGTTGCATTATTtaaacattgctctatttgtGTGTGCACCCTGACACAGACACATTAACTCAACAAATGGTGTGAGATTGGGATGGGACTACTTGACCAAttacttttgcaattccatttgatgaaGTGGTGCAAAATATACTCAAATAGACCATGATGATTCTACACTGAATACCCCTTTAAACTTAATCAGAAATAACAGTCATACCTGCGAGGTGACCACGGTTGAATCCTGTGATTACCACTATCCAATCCCTCTGGATGGCAATGGTGAGAGCTGTGCTGGCAAGGTTTGCCACATCTGCCAGGACGATCACCACCGTATAACAAACCACCTTGTGTGAGTTGTGTGATGCAACAGGTTACTATGTATGCTATGCAGGAATGCCAATTTTCAGCAGTGACTAGCCAGTAGCAGAGATAGTATGCAAAAAACTTTACTCTAAACACATGGCTGTATTCCTATAAGAATtgaaaggatagttcatccaaaaaagaaaaataatttaatcatttactcacccttatattgtttcaaacccatttgacttttcttccttggaacacaaaagaagaatgttaccctcagtcaccatttacattttcattgtttATTCAAAAAAATTGTGACTTAGGATAACATTAGGCCGAACATCCTTCTTTAAGATCCACAGAATAAAgacagtcacacaggtttggaacaacatgaaggtaattCAAGGATTTTttcacagaatttttttattattattattattttaaatatcctTTTAAGATAAAATGCAACATcacattttaaaatcttttagGAACAGGTGAGGGTAAAAACAATGTCAGGGGGACTTACAGTTAACCACCCATCCCAGATTTCCTCAATCCACTTTTTGTAAGAGAACACCAACATGAGCACGATGCTGCAGACAGTCACTGAAACATTCTGAATGAACAGGGATGCGTGGGCCACTATAGTGAGGGATTGAGAGGAGATTAGATTATGATACTTGAAAATATACAGGTAGGATACCAGGCCTTCAATgattgaaatatattttaaacaaatcttCAAACCAGCTGCTGACATAAGATGCTTCTGCTTAAGTTATTTAAGCTATCATGCTGTTCTTAATCATGTTTATTGAGATTATCATGTAGGTGAATTTTTGAGTCATACTTCAGAccaaaaaataaagtatatatttttacatgaaaatgtaacccatttttttgttttattaagatttctgcattgtaacattattttcaatCACGCACATTTTCCCCTTAACTTTTCATTGCACTTTTGTTAGACCTAGCTCGTGTGgaagcttcatgctattctccgcggcatccacacacaactcaccacaggccccactgagagcaagaaacaCATtgtagtgaccacaaggaggttaacccaacatgactctacccaccctagcaactgggccaattggttgcttaggaagcctgactggagtcactcagcatgccctggattcaaacttgcaactccaggtgtgatagtcagcggctttacttgctgagctacccaggccccccaattgTTTAATATATTAAAGACAAAATGgaatacaatgttttttattttttttttattagaattaaCATAAATGAAAGTCTGTACAGCAACTACTGCCATgatgtaaataatacatataataacTGGGGGGAAAATTGTCCTTTATTGTCATGgaaattatgtcacaatgcaaaagaaATCTAATGGTCCCAAAAATTTGCTTCATTTAATAAggtaatttcttatttttattatactGAAATTAGGGATTTCATGTAATTCACCCATGTATAGGTTACAGAGTTTCAGTCATTTCAGTGAAATCATAGAGAAGGATATTTGTGTACCTAACCCAGTGATCATTCTATAAATAAATACGGATGTGGTTATACTGTAAGTCTTTCACCTTTGTTTCTTGGATTGCGGTCAACCCAATCTCCAATCAATGCTCCCAGTAAGAGCACCGATCCAGCCACCACAAGTCCAAAGATGGCGGTTAACAGCAGGTTATGCCCGTACAGCTCAATCAGGAAGACAGAAATGGCAAAATGCCACATACGATCACCCTGGCACACAAAGAGAGTGACTCCCTTCAAGACAGCATACTTCATATATCATATTTCACATCTTGTGTATGCTCTTCCAAGcatcatgaaaaacatttaatgctGTGCCAGCCTGCCATGGAATATGCCCTGCTTACTGAGTACCATCCCAGCATGGCAGATATAAAAAGCCTCCTTACCCACATAGATAACGCTCCACTCACATAGATGAGAAACTTTGGGCCCTTGAGGTAGATGAGGGCTGATCCTAAGAGATAAAGGGTGTCAGAAGATTTATTGCTTGGATGCACTGTAATTATAGAATAATAAACAATTTCATGCCAGGCAGCAAGAACAAGCAAGATCTGCAGACTTGTTTTTAAACATCCTATAAAATAGCAGATATACAATGGTTTTCccacttctatttttttttttttttattgtagtgaaactattccaatttagaagcatagttcacctaaaattataattctggcatcatttacttTTCCAAAATCTGAAATTTGAGAGCTGTAGCAAAGGGGAAGATTAATGACTTTCAGACTATTTCTGTCTGTTCTTCAAACAAGTTTGAATGACATGAAGGTAATTAAATGATGACTACATTTCATTTTTGTTGGGGGGCAATCCTTTTAAGCTTATTTGTCAAGTAACTTGAATTTAGTTTAATGGAAATTCCACCATATACATTCTATGGCAATATATTGTCTAAAGGGTGAACACTGTAAGATTTGTATGGTCCTTCAAGACCATGGCTTGCCAGACTGTGCAAAATGATCACAGAGAGATCTTGGCTAAAatccatggcacactgtgcgacatcATGTCAAACTGTACAATGCAATCCGTAGCCAAGACTTTGGTCCCAGTCATCCTGATTGACAGCAATGACTGGGTGTTTTATGTCTTCTGGCAATAACAGTCTAACTGACAAAAAAATGTACACTGCCAGAACTTGCTTGGAGGCTAAGATTCATTGAATCAGCCATCTGTGATCATGTCACAGTAAGGGATCAAAGACTGCCTATTTTGCCTTATgacaagatacatttttttatttcaagataCATGA harbors:
- the LOC127658259 gene encoding solute carrier family 40 member 1-like translates to MKARSIPRSALIYLKGPKFLIYVSGALSMWGDRMWHFAISVFLIELYGHNLLLTAIFGLVVAGSVLLLGALIGDWVDRNPRNKVAHASLFIQNVSVTVCSIVLMLVFSYKKWIEEIWDGWLTVVCYTVVIVLADVANLASTALTIAIQRDWIVVITGFNRGHLAGMNATMRRIDQVTNILAPLAVGQVMTLASNVVGCGFILGWNLVSLIVEFFFLSRVYRIVPELSVKLPTMEHQSYLQKKRESKPAEITSNLHLQEITRIPVCFQRLRGLLRTCQEGWRAYYKQPVFLAGLGLAFLYTTVLGFDCITTGYAYTQGISGSLLSILMGVSAAAGLLGTVLFTKLRKACGLVNTGVISSGLHLGCLLLCVCSVFAPGSPMDLSILNMGNAHGFQLRGGSNQPLLPDRSSIHWTNNTVLFENAPAGTEPESYVSIILLFLGVIMARVGLWSFDLTVTQLLQETISETERGVVNGVQSSINYLMDLLHFLMVISAPQPQHFGILVIISVLFIFTGHTMYFLYARKAKRKQCTNT